GGCCCAGGCGGCCTGCTGGTGCTCGTCGATGAAGCTGGTTACCACCGAGAGCTGGCCGCGGAAGAGCTCGTTCTCGCCGAGGATCTTGACGAGTTCCTGGCGCACTTCCTCCATGGCGTAGGCCATGTGGGGCCACTTCTTCTCGGGTAGCACGCGGTCGTAGGCGAGAATCTTCTCGGCGACCGCCTCGTCGTGGGCTTCCTGCGTGACGTAGCCATTGGCCAGCATCTGATCGAGCACGTAGCGCCGACGCTTTCCGGCCAGCTCGGGGCTGACGTTGGGGGCGTAGGCCGCCGGGCGCGGGGTGACGCCCGCAATGGTAGCGGCCTCGGCAAGGGTCAGCTCATCGAGCGTCTTGTGAAAATAGGTCTCGGCCGCGGCGGCAACGCCGTAGGCGCCCGAGCCCAGGTAGATCTGATTGAGGTAGAGCATGAGGATGTCGTCCTTGGACAGACGCTCCTCGATGCGGCGGGCCAGCAGGGCTTCCTTGATCTTGCGCACGTACTTGCGCTCGGGCGAGAGGAAGAAGCTGCGGGCGACCTGCTGGGTGATGGTGGAGGCGCCCTGCTTGATGCCGCCGGCCTTCAGGTTCGCAACCGCCGCGCGCAAAATGCCGAAGAAGTCGATCCCGCCGTGGTCGTAGAAACCTGCGTCCTCGGCGGCGATGAAGGCGTGGCGGATCTGCTCGGGAATCTGGTCGAGCGGCAGGACGACCCGCTGCTCTTTAAAGAACTCCCAGATCTTCTTGCCGTTGGCATCGTAGACATGGGTGATGACGTTGGGCCGGTAATCGTCGAGCCGCGTGATCTGGGGCAGCGACTCGCCCAGGTGATCGAGATAGGAGAACAGGGCGGCGCCGCCCACGGCAGAGAGCAGCAGCGCGGCCAGCAGCGCGCGCTTTGCCGCCCTCTTGAAGCGCGAGGGCGGCCGCGGGGGCTCACTGGGGGGCAGCAGAAACTCCTCCTGGGCCGGGGACTCTTCGCCGGTGGCAGGGGTTTCCTCTTCTTCTGGGTTTTCGCTCTCGGACATGCGGAAATACTGGCTTTCGCGGGCCTGCGCGCCGGTTTGCCCTCGATGGTGAGTTTGCGGCGGCTGGCTGGCGCCGAGCATAGCCCGCCCCCGGTGGTGATTCCAGCCTCCATCGGCTAAGAGCCTGACCGGCATGAGCGAGCAGGATTCAGAGCAAACAGGGCCCGAAGAGGCGCAAAATCCCGACGCGGAAGAGGGCGCGCCCGAGCAGCCCAAGCCCCCGCGGCGCCAGCTCCTGGTGGCGGAGGTGGTCCTGTCTTTCGGGACGATCCTCGCGCTTTCCATGGTGCCCGAGTTCTCCATCGGCTCGGGCAGCGTGCGGCTCGATCACCCACTCGTGCTCACGGCGGCGCTCATCTACCTGCCCTTCGTGCCCTACGCGCAGCGGCGCATCTCGCTTTCCGAAATGGGTCTTGGCTCGGGCAAGTTCGCGAGGAGCGT
The Chrysiogenia bacterium DNA segment above includes these coding regions:
- a CDS encoding transglycosylase domain-containing protein, coding for MSESENPEEEETPATGEESPAQEEFLLPPSEPPRPPSRFKRAAKRALLAALLLSAVGGAALFSYLDHLGESLPQITRLDDYRPNVITHVYDANGKKIWEFFKEQRVVLPLDQIPEQIRHAFIAAEDAGFYDHGGIDFFGILRAAVANLKAGGIKQGASTITQQVARSFFLSPERKYVRKIKEALLARRIEERLSKDDILMLYLNQIYLGSGAYGVAAAAETYFHKTLDELTLAEAATIAGVTPRPAAYAPNVSPELAGKRRRYVLDQMLANGYVTQEAHDEAVAEKILAYDRVLPEKKWPHMAYAMEEVRQELVKILGENELFRGQLSVVTSFIDEHQQAAWAATRAGIERMDKRQGYRGPVEHIEDEVERSAWLATESEELARRLAREEYNPDTDGPVFEVGEIRQAMVTGFGKRAGENAGDNDIPYAQITLAANQTGTILLPEMDWAREPNPNENPKKSQIEDPKQALSVGDIVKVRLLSISVDQARGAEQLGELYLPAYSYELSLYQVPEVQGALLSLEPYTGRVRAMVGGSDYATSKFNRAVQALRQPGSAFKPIIFSKALSNGYTASTTILDAPVTYQGASDAEVWKPKNYVDRFSGEVTLREALTRSINTIPVKILMDLGVDYTINYARDLGIESELAHDPTLALGSSSVTLKDLCR